The proteins below are encoded in one region of Belonocnema kinseyi isolate 2016_QV_RU_SX_M_011 chromosome 5, B_treatae_v1, whole genome shotgun sequence:
- the LOC117173574 gene encoding protein GVQW3-like, translated as MSERHVPTAVAQRIVVRFLVREGTKNTDIFLRLRNQFGSESLSRAPVFKWAKAFKDRRENVENEPHDRRPRISMTPDNIRCVEQMILDDRRMNVRDISAELGISIGTVESIIHENLQYRKVTSRWVPKLFNFEQKFTRLEVCRRLLTRYEAEGAVFEHESSLQTRHGCTITLPKARCRLKSGGRRRKGRQS; from the coding sequence ATGAGTGAACGTCACGTGCCGACCgccgttgcgcaacgtattgtcGTTCGTTTTTTAGTGCGGGAAGGCACTAAAAACACGGACATTTTTCTGCGTTTGCGAAATCAGTTCGGTAGTGAGAGCCTGAGTAGGGCTCCCGTGTTTAAATGGGCCAAAGCATTCAAGGATCGCCGCGAAAACGTCGAGAATGAGCCGCATGATCGTCGACCGCGAATCAGcatgacaccagacaacattcgctgcgtagaacaaatgattttggacGACCGTAGGATGAATGTTCGAGACATTTCGGCTGAACTCGGCATCAGTATTGGTACTGTAGAGTCTATCATCCACGAAAACCTTCAATATCGCAAAGTAACGTCGCGATGGGTTCCTAAACTGTTTAACTTCGAGCAAAAATTCACGCGGTTAGAAGTTTGTCGCCGCTTGCTGACGCGATACGAGGCGGAGGGGGCAGTTTTTGAACATGAATCTTCACTACAGACGAGACATGGGTGCACTATTACACTCCCGAAAGCAAGGTGTCGTCTAAAGAGTGGAGGAAGAAGGAGGAAGGGGCGCCAGTCATAG